Genomic window (Sulfurovum sp. NBC37-1):
CCTATATCTTGTTGATCGACCTGGACTACTTCAAAACCATCAATGATACGCTTGGCCATGAAATAGGGGACAAGGTACTGATAGAGGTCGCCAGCCGGATCAAAGAATTTTGCGGAGAGGATCATCTGATCTCCCGTCTTGGAGGAGATGAGTTTACCATAGTGAGTGAAGAGTTCGAGTATATGGAGCATTGCAGGGAGATCTCCTATACCTTTGCCCAGAAGCTTCTGCAGCGTCTGAAAGAACCTTACCTGATCGACCGGCACCACCTTTATCTGAGTGCGAGTATCGGAGTGAACGGTATCGGGCGTACCTCCTCTGAAGCGAGACATTTCATTAAAGAAGCAGATATCGCAATGTATGAGGCTAAAGCCCAGGGACGTGATGGGATCATACTCTTTAACGAAGCTTTGGCGAAAAGAGTCGAGTATCATCTTGAACTGGAGAGAAAACTCTACTTTGCCTTGGAGCATAACGAGATAGACCTGCGTTATCAGCCTCAGATGAACCAGGAACGTCAGCTGGTAGGCTGTGAAGTGCTGGTACGATGGAAAAATGACAAATTCGGTTTCATACCTCCTTCCGAGTTCATAGGGATTGCCGAGAAAACTGGACTTATCATCGAGTTGGGACACTACATTATGGAAGAAGCATTCAAAACGCTGAAGACATGGGAGGAACAGGGGATCGATCTGGAGCAGTTCTCCATCAACCTCAGTGTGCGCCAGTTCTTCCATGCGGACTTTTTGGGACAGGTTGAGATGCTTTCGGAGAAATATCTTAATGACCATACCAGAAAGAAGATCATTTTTGAAGTGACGGAGACGATCCTGATAGAAGATATGTACAAAATTATCGCTGTGATGAACAAGCTGAGACGTATCGGTATCTCATTTTCGATGGATGATTTCGGTACGGGATACTCCTCCCTGGGCTCTCTGCGTCAAATGCCTATTGATGAGCTGAAGATCGACCGTACGTTCGTCAGCCACATTAGCAAGTACGAGTCTGACAAACTGATGATCTCCACGATCTTGGCAATGGCAAAGATCTTTAACCTCAAAACAGTGGCAGAAGGGGTAGAGAACGAAGAGCAGTTCGACTTCCTGAGGGACAACGGATGTCACATCTTCCAGGGCTTCTACTTTTCCAAAGCATTGGAACAGAAAGCATTTGAAACCTTTTATCTCAACAACAGAGAGCAGCACCATTTTGAAATAGGTGTGTAAATATTTCAACTCCCTGTACGGATTGCCGATCCAATATTCCCCTTCCCATTTTATGGATCACCTTCCTCTCTTTTCCCTGATATACTATTTTTATTCCCGCCTCTTGACTTTTTCAAACCTATATGGTATAGTTAAAGAAAGTTGAGCCTTTCTGTATAAGGGTTTAAAAGAAGGAGTCACTATGACAGTACACGAAAACATGAAATACTATAAAACAGAAGAAGGGAAAGACCGTATAGTCTGTCTGCTCTGTCAGCACTACTGCAAGCTCAAAGAGGGGCAGGTCGGGATCTGTGGGGTCAACAAGAATGAGAATGGAGAACTGAAGAACCTGGTGTACGGACACCCTGTGGCACTCAATGTCGATCCTGTCGAGAAGAAACCGCTCTACCACCTGTTGCCGGGAAGCAAAGCGCTCTCGTTCGGTACAGTAGGCTGTAACTTCAAATGCCCTTTCTGCCAGAACTGGGATATTTCTCAGGAGACACATGTCAACAAGCAGATAGAAGTTTCTCCGGAAAAAATGGTGGACCTTGCCTTTGAACACGGAGCCGCTTCGATCGCCTATACCTACAACGAACCCACCATCTTTTACCCTTATGCCAAAGATATCGGGGTGATCGCCAAAGAGAGAGGGCTGAAGAACATTTTTGTCAGCAACGGGTTCGAAACGAAAGAGATAATTGCAGATATGCCAAGCTGGCTGGATGCAGCCAATATCGACCTCAAAAGCTGGGACGATGCCTACTATAAAAAGGTGCTCAAAGGTGGTCTTGAAGGCGTGAAAGAGACCCTTAGAAGAATGGTAGGGGAGGGCATCTGGGTCGAAGTGACCACACTGATCATCCCCGGAGAGAACGACAGCGACAAGGACCTGCAGGAGATGGCAGCGTTCATTGCCGATGAACTGGGAAAACATGTCCCGTGGCACCTGAGCGCTTTCCATCCTGATTACAAGATGATGGACCATCAGGCTACAGGTATAGAGACACTGATGCGTGCCAAAAAGATCGGCCAGGAGGCCGGGTTGCACTACATCTACCTCGGCAATGTGCCGGTGCATGGCGATACCTATTGTCCGGACTGCGGTGAACTGCTGATAGACAGAACGGGGTATTCGGTCACAGTCAACAGGCTGGAGGATGGACACTGCCCGAAATGCAAGAGAGAGATAGAAGGAATTTGGAAATAGTGATGGTCTCGTTTGGAATCGTTGGCTTCAGCCTCGGCAAATTCGGAACAATCTATAGGATACACTGTGTTGAAATTTTCGATTCCAATCGAAAACATAATATTATACTAAATAATATTAAAATAGGAGAAGAGTAATATGAGTACAAGAGAAACAGCTGTAGCGGGACAGTTCTACCCGTCAGATGCCAATGAGATCAAAGAGATGTTCGAACACTATAACAGGATCATAGAGGAGCATCTTCAGAATGAAGAGTTGCTGCATATGAAACCTAGGGCAGTCATCGTACCGCATGCAGGCTATGTCTATTCAGCCTTTACGGCAAATGTCGCCATGCGTCTGCTGGGAAATACAGAAGCCAAGAGGGTGGTCGTGATCGGCCCAAGCCACAGGGTCTATCTGAAAGGAACCAGTATTTCCGATTATGACAGTTACAATACCCCTTTGGGAGCGTTGCCCATCGACAGAGAACTGGTCAATGAACTAAAAAGCAGGTTCGGCCTGCAGTTCGTTCCGGATGCCCATCATGAACACAGTACGGAAGTGCAGATGCCTTTCGTCAAGACCTACGATACGGATGCCTCCGTAGTGGAACTGGTGTACGGTGATGAAGACCCAGCAAGACTGGCGGAAGTGATAGACTATCTGCTGGATGACCCCGATACTGTTGTGGTCATAAGCACGGACCTGAGCCACTACTATGATATCAACAAGGCCAAGCAGCTTGACAGCATCTGTCTGGATGCCGTACAGAAACTCGATACGGCCGAATTACATCAGGGATGTGAAGCCTGTGGAAAGATCGGTGTGGAAGCAATGCTGATTACAGCCAAGAGAAGAGGGCTGAAACCATTGCTGCTCGACTACAGGACCAGTGCGGATGCCAGTGGCGATGAATCCCAGGTCGTCGGCTACATGAGTGCCGCTTTTCTGGGAGAGTAAAATGAAGAATATGCAGGAACTGATCGACTCGATGATCGTTGGCGGTGCTTTGCGAACACCCCGGATCATCGAGGCATTCAAGAAAGTAGACAGAAAAAACTTCATTCCTGAATCATTCGGGGAGTATATTTACATCGATGCCCCTCTGCCCATAGGAAACGACCAGACGATCTCACAACCCTCCACTGTAGCTTTCATGCTCGAACTGTTGGAGCCGTACGAAGATGAGAGAATACTCGATATCGGTTCAGGGTCGGGATGGA
Coding sequences:
- a CDS encoding putative bifunctional diguanylate cyclase/phosphodiesterase, which encodes MNRYSIYTLQKHIPLMTALSLLPGLAYIGLAWLHGIVIPALVWYGLMLLVSLWGWFLYKGYKPEQMNTADLKSWYIRLMVFFYIIFALWSLIFILYANETESKMHYIAIFTQLGAAVVASAILIADKRLFLPVLAILMLPLVVYFSLIGEWYGYVLAIFSMILWGVLFYASDNSYQMLQKNYYQAQHDALTGLFNRRYFVDYMDQLIKRVHYSNKFAYILLIDLDYFKTINDTLGHEIGDKVLIEVASRIKEFCGEDHLISRLGGDEFTIVSEEFEYMEHCREISYTFAQKLLQRLKEPYLIDRHHLYLSASIGVNGIGRTSSEARHFIKEADIAMYEAKAQGRDGIILFNEALAKRVEYHLELERKLYFALEHNEIDLRYQPQMNQERQLVGCEVLVRWKNDKFGFIPPSEFIGIAEKTGLIIELGHYIMEEAFKTLKTWEEQGIDLEQFSINLSVRQFFHADFLGQVEMLSEKYLNDHTRKKIIFEVTETILIEDMYKIIAVMNKLRRIGISFSMDDFGTGYSSLGSLRQMPIDELKIDRTFVSHISKYESDKLMISTILAMAKIFNLKTVAEGVENEEQFDFLRDNGCHIFQGFYFSKALEQKAFETFYLNNREQHHFEIGV
- the amrS gene encoding AmmeMemoRadiSam system radical SAM enzyme, producing the protein MTVHENMKYYKTEEGKDRIVCLLCQHYCKLKEGQVGICGVNKNENGELKNLVYGHPVALNVDPVEKKPLYHLLPGSKALSFGTVGCNFKCPFCQNWDISQETHVNKQIEVSPEKMVDLAFEHGAASIAYTYNEPTIFYPYAKDIGVIAKERGLKNIFVSNGFETKEIIADMPSWLDAANIDLKSWDDAYYKKVLKGGLEGVKETLRRMVGEGIWVEVTTLIIPGENDSDKDLQEMAAFIADELGKHVPWHLSAFHPDYKMMDHQATGIETLMRAKKIGQEAGLHYIYLGNVPVHGDTYCPDCGELLIDRTGYSVTVNRLEDGHCPKCKREIEGIWK
- the amrB gene encoding AmmeMemoRadiSam system protein B; translated protein: MSTRETAVAGQFYPSDANEIKEMFEHYNRIIEEHLQNEELLHMKPRAVIVPHAGYVYSAFTANVAMRLLGNTEAKRVVVIGPSHRVYLKGTSISDYDSYNTPLGALPIDRELVNELKSRFGLQFVPDAHHEHSTEVQMPFVKTYDTDASVVELVYGDEDPARLAEVIDYLLDDPDTVVVISTDLSHYYDINKAKQLDSICLDAVQKLDTAELHQGCEACGKIGVEAMLITAKRRGLKPLLLDYRTSADASGDESQVVGYMSAAFLGE